Proteins found in one Syngnathus acus chromosome 9, fSynAcu1.2, whole genome shotgun sequence genomic segment:
- the c9h5orf34 gene encoding uncharacterized protein C5orf34 homolog yields the protein MEAGGSLVSSMIVYEDESVDIRYENGAQLLLSPCATEFMLVRGSVSSEHPLQTSGRVRQRTRFATSAYKELIIAALAFRNKYASRPYLPEGLTTPDNKQLLFSQNLVVRWPGWSFCEAEFLPGGETIIKSEDKHTLLTLSPSGQEFFVEYPCRFSQQQQEEDLNRTPETIPDVYQQLGSSLTHSTVDCLHRTTDDMQEVQREGGKRSCSPQMIIDYTKPEEKYQSITVIQHHSCHAVAPHWCYPLSLARRHWTTRVSNNDDDREEQTEHSKADQILNTPDSGVAARQFLLPGALPLICPSPHFHSWKFRDPLSNKQANQDFPTEMVKVMWHQGVTYRILEQEVPVIEVSPGDGSVIRSKGVLNLYFIHYKPEFTSVEAKVKEITYHVDGLPPDTPGQLYSICFVVSFASRLLVIYNEVRKRRLPTPSCLLQQNVVFKPTVVDGNLSNSPLEQHENDGETIGSGRNRLDLVAAELAKIQRFIFPLEKSDLLGREKGCAQNCLAETAHETVSETIIAEALQRTSKAIQDIDAFLTAAKQT from the exons ATGGAAGCCGGCGGCTCCCTCGTGAGTTCGATGATTGTGTATGAGGATGAGTCTGTGGATATTCGCTATGAAAACGGGGCACAGTTACTGCTTTCGCCGTGTGCCACCGAGTTCATGCTGGTGAGAGGTTCAGTCTCCTCTGAACATCCGCTTCAAACTTCCGGGAGAGTTCGACAGAGAACGCGCTTCGCCACTAGCGCTTATAaa GAGTTGATAATAGCTGCACTAGCATTCAGGAATAAGTATGCCAGTCGACCATATTTGCCAGAGGGACTCACCACTCCTGATAACAAACAG CTTTTGTTTAGCCAGAATCTGGTAGTGCGATGGCCAGGGTGGTCCTTCTGTGAGGCAGAGTTTTTACCTGGAGGGGAGACAATTATCAAATCAGAGGACAAACACACTCTTCTGACGCTGTCACCCTCGGGTCAAGAGTTCTTTGTGGAGTATCCATGCAGGTTcagccaacaacaacaagaagaaGATTTAAACAGAACCCCTGAAACCATCCCAGATGTTTATCAGCAGCTGGGAAGCAGCTTGACACATTCGACTGTGGATTGCCTGCATCGAACCACAGATGACATGCAAGAGGTTcaacgggagggagggaaaaggTCATGTTCTCCTCAAATGATCATTGATTACACTAAG CCAGAAGAGAAGTACCAGTCCATCACAGTCATCCAGCATCACTCCTGTCATGCAGTCGCACCACATTGGTGCTACCCTCTTTCCTTAGCGCGCCGTCACTGGACAACTCGTGTCTccaacaatgatgatgatagagAAGAGCAAACCGAACATTCAAAGGCTGACCAAATTCTCAATACACCAGACTCAGGTGTTGCAGCGAGGCAGTTTCTCCTCCCTGGAGCCCTGCCTCTCATCTGCCCATCTCCTCACTTCCACAG CTGGAAGTTTCGAGACCCGctatcaaacaaacaagcaaatcaGGACTTTCCAACAGAAATGGTGAAAGTGATGTGGCACCAAGGGGTGACGTACAG GATACTGGAACAAGAGGTCCCAGTCATTGAAGTTTCTCCCGGGGATGGGTCTGTCATCCGATCTAAAGGGGTCCTCAACTTGTACTTTATTCATTATAAGCCTGAGTTCACATCAGTGGAGGCAAAA GTTAAAGAAATAACATACCACGTGGATGGCCTTCCACCCGATACACCTGGACAGTTGTACTCGATTTGCTTTGTTGTTAGTTTTGCAAGCAG acTTCTCGTCATATACAATGAGGTCAGAAAACGGAGGCTGCCTACACCCAGCTGCTTGCTACAG CAAAATGTGGTCTTTAAACCAACAGTGGTTGATGGAAACCTCTCCAATTCACCTCTGGAACAGCATGAGAATGATGGAGAGACAATAGGAAGTGGCAGAAACCG GTTAGATCTGGTTGCTGCGGAGCTTGCAAAGATACAGCGGTTCATCT TTCCTTTGGAAAAGAGTGACTTGTTGGGAAGGGAGAAAGGATGTGCACAAAACTGTTTGGCTGAAACTGCTCATGAGACAGTGAGTGAAACAATCATTGCAGAAGCTCTTCAGAGGACATCCAAAGCCATACAGGATATTGATGCCTTCTTAACTGCAGCTAAGCAAACCTGA